The Catellatospora citrea DNA segment GGGTGATCACGAGCGCGGGCACCGCGGCCGGGATCGACGCGTGCCTGCACCTGGTGCGCCAGGAGCAGGGTGCGGCAGTGGCGACGAAGCTGGCCCGGCGGATGGTGGTGCCGCCGCACCGGGCGGGCGGGCAGTCGCAGTTCATCGAGGCGCCGATCGCGGCGGAGGTCGACTGCGACACCCTGCAGCCGCTGCTGGAGTGGCTGCTCACGCATCTGGACGAGCAGCTGACCGTGGAGGATCTCGCGGCGCGCACGCACATGGCGCCGCGTACGTTCGCGCGCCGGTTCCGGGCGGAGACGGGCGCGACGCCGCACGACTGGCTCACCCATCAGCGCCTGCTGCTGGCCCGGCGGCTGCTGGAGGAGACCGAGCTGACCGTCGAGTCGGTGGCGACCCGGGCGGGTTTCGGCGACTCGGCCACCCTGCGCCACCACTTCCACCGCCGCGTGGGCACCACCCCCGCCACCTACCGCCAGACCTTCCGCACCCGCTGACACGAAGGAAGGGCACCTTCACAACGCTCTGCGTTGTGGAAGGTGCCCTTCTTAACCTCATGACCCCAGGAGCAGGCCTTTTACGGGGCGACTACCGGGATGCGGGTGCGCACGACGGTGGTGCCGGGGACCTCCGGGCTGGTCATGCTGGTGGTCACCCGCGCGTCGGAGGGCATGACGCCGCGCAGCTTCACGGTGTACGACGCCACCCCGCCCGGGTGCCCGCCGGTGCTCTGCACCCGCAGGTCCGGGCCGGGCTGCTCGCTGCGCAGCATGCCCTTGCCGAGGGCGTTCTCCGCGCCGACCGCGAACACCTTCGTGCCGCCGGGCAGGTCCTTCGCGTCGTACGCGAACCGGATGTCCTCGTCCTCGCCGATGGCCAGCCACACCTGGAAGCGCTGGGTGTCCTCGGTGGCGAAACGGTTCACCCGCCACTCGACGACGATCCACTCCACGCCGCCGCCCTCG contains these protein-coding regions:
- a CDS encoding GlxA family transcriptional regulator; protein product: MSLYRVAVLGLDDVAPFELGVLCEVFGTDRSADGFPTYEFAVCSPDGGPIRTRSGFSVVPHADLAPLASADLVAVPAHPLTSAVPPVAVEALVAAAERGAWILSVCSGAFLLGQAGLLDGRRCTTHWKHAALLAQRHPTALVSADELYVQDGRVITSAGTAAGIDACLHLVRQEQGAAVATKLARRMVVPPHRAGGQSQFIEAPIAAEVDCDTLQPLLEWLLTHLDEQLTVEDLAARTHMAPRTFARRFRAETGATPHDWLTHQRLLLARRLLEETELTVESVATRAGFGDSATLRHHFHRRVGTTPATYRQTFRTR